A genomic window from Cricetulus griseus strain 17A/GY chromosome 4, alternate assembly CriGri-PICRH-1.0, whole genome shotgun sequence includes:
- the Serpine1 gene encoding plasminogen activator inhibitor 1 isoform X2 — MKMTSVLICLTLGLVLVFGKGSALHLQESHTAHQATDFGVKVFKHVVQASKDRNVVFSPYGVSSVMAMLQLTTAGKTQRQIQDAMGFKINEKSTAPALRKLSKELMGPWNKNEISTADAIFVQRDLELVQGFMPNFSKLFRTTVKQVDFSEVERARFIINDWVERHTRGMISDLLAKGAVDQLTRLILVNALYFNGQWKTPFSESSTHHRLFHKSDGSTVSVPMMAQTNKFNYTEFTTPDGHYYDILELPYHGETLSMFIAAPFKKEVPLSALTNILDAELIRQWKGNMTRLPRLLILPKFSLETEVDLRGPLENLGMTDMFSPTQADFTSLSEQEQLSVAQALQKVKIEVNESGTVASSSTAILVSARMAPQEVIMDRPFLFVVRHNPTETILFMGQLMEP, encoded by the exons ATGAAGATGACTTCAGTGCTAATTTGCCTCACCCTGGGCCTGGTTCTGGTCTTTGGGAAAGGGTCTGCTTTACATCTTCAAGAGTCCCACACAGCCCATCAGGCCACTGACTTCGGAGTAAAAGTGTTTAAGCATGTGGTCCAGGCCTCCAAGGATCGGAACGTGGTTTTTTCTCCCTATGGGGTGTCCTCAGTGATGGCCATGCTGCAGCTGACCACAGCAGGGAAAACCCAGCGGCAGATCCAAGACGCTATGGGATTCAAAATCAACG AGAAGAGCACAGCTCCTGCCCTCCGTAAGCTGTCCAAGGAGCTCATGGGGCCGTGGAACAAGAATGAAATTAGCACCGCCGACGCCATCTTCGTCCAGCGGGACCTGGAGCTGGTCCAGGGCTTCATGCCCAACTTCTCCAAGCTCTTCCGGACCACAGTGAAGCAGGTGGACTTCTCAGAGGTGGAGAGAGCCAGATTCATCATCAATGACTGGGTGGAGAGGCACACCAGAG GTATGATCAGTGACTTACTTGCCAAAGGGGCTGTGGATCAGCTGACACGCCTCATTCTGGTGAATGCCCTCTACTTCAACGGCCAGTGGAAGACCCCCTTCTCAGAGTCCAGCACCCACCACCGCCTCTTCCACAAGTCTGATGGCAGCACCGTCTCTGTGCCCATGATGGCTCAGACCAACAAGTTCAACTACA CTGAATTCACCACTCCTGATGGCCACTACTACGACATCCTGGAACTGCCCTATCATGGAGAAACCCTTAGCATGTTCATCGCAGCGCCCTTCAAAAAGGAAGTGCCTCTCTCTGCCCTCACCAACATTCTGGATGCTGAACTCATTCGACAATGGAAAGGGAACATGACCAGACTTCCCCGACTTCTCATCCTGCCTAA GTTCTCTCTGGAGACTGAAGTGGACCTCAGAGGGCCTCTGGAGAATTTGGGCATGACTGACATGTTTAGCCcaacccaggctgacttcacGAGTCTTTCTG AGCAAGAGCAGCTCTCTGTAGCTCAGGCCCTGCAAAAAGTCAAGATCGAGGTGAACGAGAGTGGTACGGTGGCGTCTTCCTCCACAG CCATTCTAGTCTCAGCCCGCATGGCCCCTCAGGAGGTGATCATGGACCGACCCTTCCTCTTTGTGGTTCGGCACAATCCAACAG AGACAATCCTCTTCATGGGCCAATTGATGGAACCTtga